A single window of Rana temporaria chromosome 1, aRanTem1.1, whole genome shotgun sequence DNA harbors:
- the LOC120922179 gene encoding vomeronasal type-2 receptor 26-like, translated as MIFNDKGELPSPMEIVNWITRIKDRNITNWMFVGHFDGSLSEGQQLTLEPERISWKGDKVPRGQCSEECLPGFRKSVREGYHPCCYNCAPCSEGEISNQSDSENCMKCPDEEWPNEKKDRCVPRVVEFLSYTDDPIVGVFSAVSILCCLLTGLILVIFIHYQDTPIVKANNRNLSFLLLVSIMLSFLCVFLFLGHPVDVTCMLRVTSFGVIFSVAVSSLLAKSIMVCIAFKATKPGSPWRKWMGAKLSNFIICVFSLVQLIICITWLSISPPFQDWDIHSYQGKIIILCNEGSVIGFYSVLGYMGLLAAVSFIIAFVARTLPDSFNEAKYITFSMLVFCSVWIAMIPAYLSTRGKYMMAVEVFAIMASSSGLLGCIFFPKCYIILFRPDLNTKAAIH; from the exons ATGATTTTTAATGATAAAGGAGAACTGCCCAGCCCAATGGAAATTGTAAATTGGATTACAAGAATTAAAGATAGAAATATCACTAATTGGATGTTTGTGGGTCACTTTGATGGGTCCCTTTCAGAGGGTCAGCAACTTACACTAGAACCAGAGCGAATATCATGGAAAGGAGACAAG GTCCCAAGAGGTCAATGCTCCGAGGAATGTCTTCCGGGGTTCAGAAAATCTGTAAGAGAAGGATATCACCCATGTTGTTATAATTGTGCTCCGTGTTCAGAAGGAGAAATATCAAACCAATCTG ACAGTGAAAACTGCATGAAATGTCCTGATGAAGAATGGCCAAATGAGAAGAAGGATCGGTGTGTTCCAAGAGTGGTGGAATTTCTCTCCTACACTGATGATCCCATTGTTGGAGTATTTTCAGCTGTCTCCATCCTCTGTTGTCTTCTGACTGGtttaatattggtgatatttataCATTACCAGGACACCCCCATTGTTAAAGCCAATAACCGTAACCTGAGCTTTCTTCTCCTGGTCTCCATCATGCTGAGCTTCCTCTGTGTCTTCTTGTTCCTCGGCCATCCAGTAGATGTGACCTGCATGCTGCGTGTCACCTCTTTTGGTGTCATCTTCTCAGTTGCCGTCTCTTCTCTACTTGCCAAAAGTATCATGGTGTGTATTGCTTTTAAAGCCACCAAACCCGGGAGTCCCTGGAGGAAATGGATGGGAGCCAAACTGTCCAATTTTATCATTTGTGTCTTCTCATTGGTTCAACTCATAATCTGTATCACTTGGTTGTCTATTTCTCCCCCCTTCCAGGATTGGGACATTCACTCTTATCAGGGGAAGATCATCATTCTGTGTAATGAGGGTTCAGTTATCGGCTTCTACTCTGTCCTGGGATATATGGGACTTCTGGCAGCTGTGAGCTTCATTATCGCTTTTGTAGCcaggacattaccggacagttttaatgaggccaagtacatcaccttcagcatgctggtgttctgcagtgtctggattgccatgatcccggcctatctgagcaccagagggaaaTACATGATGGCTGTGGAGGTTTTTGCTATAATGGCCTCAAGTTCTGGACTTCTTGGCTGtatatttttcccaaaatgttaCATAATTCTGTTCAGACCTGACCTGAATACAAAAGCAGCTATCCACTAA